A window of the Bacillota bacterium genome harbors these coding sequences:
- a CDS encoding arginine--tRNA ligase: MNILSNQKQELAALIKTALKQLIVQENLQLAELPEVSLEIPKDKAHGDFASNIALVLAKPVGMKPRDLAEKIAALLRSHDVIEKIEVAGPGFINFFLTKQWLYDVLEAIETQQLSYGASEHGGGEKLLLEFVSANPVGPMNVVNARAAAIGDTLANLFEAVGYDVATEYYVNDAGVQTEVFGRSLLARYRQLEDPSYPFPEDGYPGEYVTDLAKKLKAEAVDFDQMSEEEQLEYCRTWGIDQMVESQKADLAKFNVEFDRWFREQDLHSANKLEEIIQILTDRGYMYEAEGALWFRSTDFGDDKDRVIIKNDGTYTYVTADIAYHYNKLQRGFTKLIDILGPDHHGYIARMKAAVQALGYPEDALEILILQYVALLRDGQQVKMSKRAGEFISLQDLLDEVGRDAARYFFVMRSLDSHLDFDLTLAAEQSNENPVYYIQYAHARICSILAQAEQQNIGVKSINTVECKLLNQELEIDLIKKLAELPDEILTAAVERAPHRIARYALDLAGLFHSFYTHCHILGEQDALRDARLVLVNCVRIVLQRVLQLMGISAPERM; encoded by the coding sequence TGCAGAACTGCCGGAAGTATCTTTGGAAATACCAAAGGATAAAGCTCATGGTGATTTTGCATCAAATATAGCACTTGTTTTGGCGAAACCTGTCGGCATGAAACCAAGAGATCTTGCTGAAAAGATTGCTGCGCTTTTGCGCTCGCATGATGTAATTGAGAAGATCGAAGTTGCCGGTCCGGGTTTCATTAATTTTTTCCTGACAAAGCAGTGGTTATACGATGTGCTGGAAGCAATCGAAACCCAGCAGCTGAGCTATGGAGCTTCCGAACACGGCGGAGGCGAAAAACTCCTGCTGGAGTTTGTCAGTGCTAATCCTGTCGGGCCGATGAATGTCGTTAATGCCCGGGCTGCTGCCATTGGGGATACCTTGGCAAACCTATTTGAAGCAGTTGGATATGATGTAGCGACAGAATATTATGTCAATGACGCCGGAGTGCAGACAGAAGTTTTCGGCCGCTCCTTACTGGCTCGCTACCGTCAGTTGGAAGATCCGAGCTATCCATTCCCAGAAGATGGTTATCCCGGTGAATATGTAACTGATCTGGCGAAGAAGTTGAAAGCAGAAGCGGTTGATTTTGATCAGATGAGCGAGGAAGAGCAGCTGGAATACTGCCGCACTTGGGGTATTGATCAAATGGTTGAATCCCAAAAAGCGGACTTGGCTAAGTTCAATGTAGAATTTGATCGCTGGTTTAGGGAGCAGGACCTGCACAGCGCCAATAAGCTGGAAGAGATTATCCAGATTCTGACAGACCGCGGCTATATGTACGAAGCCGAGGGCGCACTGTGGTTCCGCTCCACTGATTTTGGCGATGATAAAGACAGAGTAATTATTAAAAATGACGGTACTTACACTTATGTAACTGCGGACATTGCTTACCATTATAATAAGCTGCAGCGCGGTTTTACAAAGCTGATCGATATTTTAGGACCGGATCACCACGGCTATATAGCCAGAATGAAAGCTGCTGTTCAGGCACTGGGCTATCCGGAAGATGCTCTTGAAATCTTGATTCTCCAGTATGTAGCTCTCCTGAGAGATGGTCAGCAGGTAAAAATGTCCAAACGGGCCGGGGAGTTTATCAGTCTGCAGGACCTGTTGGATGAAGTTGGCAGAGATGCAGCCCGTTATTTCTTTGTAATGCGCAGTTTAGACTCGCATTTGGACTTTGATCTGACTTTAGCTGCGGAACAGAGCAATGAGAATCCTGTCTACTATATCCAGTATGCTCATGCCCGGATCTGCAGCATTTTGGCTCAAGCTGAGCAGCAGAATATAGGGGTTAAGTCTATTAACACAGTTGAATGTAAGCTGTTAAACCAAGAATTGGAAATAGATTTAATCAAAAAACTAGCCGAGCTGCCAGATGAAATTTTAACTGCAGCAGTAGAAAGAGCTCCTCATCGAATTGCTCGCTATGCCTTAGACTTGGCCGGTTTGTTCCATTCATTCTACACACACTGCCATATCTTGGGTGAGCAGGATGCGCTTAGAGATGCCCGGTTAGTGTTGGTTAACTGTGTGCGGATAGTGCTGCAGAGAGTACTGCAGCTGATGGGTATTTCTGCACCGGAACGGATGTAG
- a CDS encoding CTP synthase, with product MTKYIFVTGGVVSSLGKGITAASLGRLLKNRGLKVTSLKLDPYINVDPGTMSPFQHGEVFVTDDGAETDLDLGHYERFIDTNLSRRCNVTTGKIYWSVLSKERRGDYLGETVQVIPHITNEIKERIKCVAADSEADVVIVEIGGTVGDIESLPFLEAIRQFKSDIGRDSCLYIHVTLVPYIQTAKELKTKPTQHSVKELRSIGIQPDIIVCRSESELPEDVRAKIALFCDIEKEAVIPNTDVSSIYEVPLLLAGEGLDRIVCEKLNLDCGELDMREWEQLVEAIKNPKHKVKVAIVGKYVALPDAYLSAVEALRHAGFAERTDVEIVWVEAESLESGDINASPLTEVDAILVPGGFGSRGIEGKINAVRYARENNIPFLGICMGMQCAVIEFARSVCGLENANSSEFKDGGEQVIALMPDQQNQVNKGGTMRLGLYPCVLDRGSKSWQLYQSDTVQERHRHRYEFNNAYRKLMEEHGMLFAGVSPDGVLVEVIELPDHPWFVACQFHPEFKSRPNNPHPLFKGFVGAALKKQGSEL from the coding sequence ATGACCAAGTATATTTTTGTAACCGGCGGTGTAGTTTCCAGCCTGGGAAAAGGGATAACTGCAGCATCGCTTGGTAGACTATTGAAAAATCGCGGTTTAAAAGTAACCAGTTTAAAGCTGGATCCATACATTAATGTAGACCCCGGCACGATGAGCCCGTTTCAGCACGGAGAAGTTTTTGTAACCGATGATGGTGCAGAGACTGACTTGGATCTTGGTCATTATGAGCGCTTTATCGATACTAATCTATCCAGACGGTGCAATGTTACAACAGGCAAAATCTATTGGTCCGTGCTGTCGAAAGAAAGGCGGGGTGATTATCTCGGCGAGACAGTGCAGGTAATCCCTCATATTACTAATGAAATCAAAGAGCGGATCAAATGCGTAGCTGCAGACAGTGAGGCGGATGTCGTCATCGTTGAAATCGGTGGAACTGTTGGTGATATTGAAAGCCTGCCATTTTTAGAAGCGATCCGCCAATTTAAAAGTGATATCGGCAGAGACTCGTGCCTGTATATTCACGTAACGCTTGTGCCTTATATTCAAACTGCTAAAGAGCTGAAGACGAAACCCACGCAGCACAGCGTTAAGGAGCTGCGTTCGATCGGTATTCAGCCCGATATTATTGTCTGCAGAAGCGAATCAGAGCTGCCTGAAGATGTTAGGGCGAAGATTGCTCTGTTCTGTGATATTGAAAAAGAAGCTGTAATCCCCAATACGGATGTTTCTTCCATCTATGAGGTCCCACTGCTGTTGGCCGGGGAGGGTTTGGACCGCATTGTCTGCGAAAAACTGAACCTTGACTGCGGCGAGCTGGATATGCGGGAATGGGAGCAGCTTGTGGAAGCAATTAAGAATCCTAAGCACAAGGTTAAAGTGGCAATTGTTGGGAAATATGTGGCTCTACCCGATGCATATTTGAGTGCAGTTGAAGCTCTGCGCCATGCTGGATTTGCAGAACGCACCGATGTGGAGATTGTTTGGGTGGAAGCAGAGAGTCTGGAGTCAGGCGATATCAATGCGAGTCCGCTGACTGAAGTAGACGCCATTTTAGTTCCCGGTGGGTTTGGCTCAAGAGGAATTGAAGGTAAAATTAATGCTGTGCGCTATGCGCGGGAAAATAACATTCCCTTCTTGGGAATCTGCATGGGCATGCAGTGCGCAGTAATTGAGTTTGCCCGATCCGTTTGCGGATTGGAAAATGCTAACAGCTCTGAGTTTAAAGATGGTGGAGAACAGGTAATTGCTTTAATGCCGGACCAGCAGAATCAGGTCAACAAAGGCGGCACAATGCGGCTTGGACTCTATCCCTGCGTTTTAGACCGCGGGTCCAAGAGCTGGCAGCTCTATCAGTCCGATACAGTTCAGGAAAGACACCGCCACAGATACGAGTTTAACAATGCTTATCGTAAACTGATGGAAGAGCATGGAATGCTGTTTGCGGGAGTATCGCCCGACGGTGTTTTGGTAGAGGTGATTGAACTTCCGGATCATCCTTGGTTCGTGGCATGCCAGTTCCATCCTGAGTTCAAATCAAGACCGAATAATCCCCATCCTTTATTCAAAGGTTTTGTGGGAGCAGCGCTTAAAAAACAGGGGTCAGAGCTATAA
- a CDS encoding DUF624 domain-containing protein: MGISQAGKLILQALKASWDHFTTLIVLNLAWFFLWLLPMFINSITSDNLVWFLICVAASLFLLGPVTAAIQHLINQIIRHDELSVSEFIQAFKKYFWRSQGLVLIGIVTILLIVVNFTITSGSASFIMRVITGMWLYLALFWLLVAQFVFPFLVQYDLGVWTIIKRSAMLVVDNLLVSLILLLVCGLLTFISLFLVIPFVILWFTVISLMQNLIMVELLEKYSNGHSKEVE, from the coding sequence ATGGGCATCTCACAAGCTGGTAAGCTGATTTTGCAGGCCTTGAAAGCCAGTTGGGATCACTTCACGACTTTAATTGTGCTGAACCTAGCCTGGTTTTTCCTGTGGCTTCTGCCGATGTTCATTAATTCAATCACCAGCGACAATCTGGTGTGGTTTTTGATATGTGTGGCAGCATCCCTGTTTCTGTTAGGACCGGTCACTGCTGCCATCCAGCATTTGATCAACCAGATTATTCGCCATGATGAGCTTTCAGTAAGTGAATTTATCCAGGCCTTTAAAAAATATTTTTGGCGCAGTCAGGGATTGGTGCTGATAGGTATCGTTACGATCCTTTTGATCGTGGTTAATTTTACGATTACCTCAGGCAGTGCCTCGTTCATAATGCGCGTTATTACAGGAATGTGGCTGTATTTAGCGCTGTTCTGGCTGCTTGTGGCGCAGTTCGTATTTCCATTTTTGGTACAGTACGATCTTGGCGTATGGACAATAATCAAACGTTCGGCAATGTTGGTTGTGGACAACCTATTGGTCAGTCTTATCCTGCTGTTAGTATGCGGTCTGCTGACGTTTATTTCTTTGTTTTTAGTAATTCCATTTGTAATTTTGTGGTTCACCGTAATAAGTCTCATGCAGAACCTTATTATGGTAGAATTATTGGAAAAATATAGTAATGGTCATAGTAAAGAAGTGGAGTAA